From Haloglomus litoreum, the proteins below share one genomic window:
- a CDS encoding amino acid permease: MSESDTELAKDLGLLSALTIGIGTMVGAGIFVLPGVAASTAGPVVVVSFLVGGAIALVNALSVSELGTAMPKAGGGYYYVNRALGPLFGSVAGLGDWVGLAFASAFYSIGFGQYLATLAPIPSVLFLTEVQVGALVAGAVFVGVNYIGAKETGGVQTVIVTLLLAILTLFAVQGWLSFDLGTLLGSGGVAPLGYGAILPGTALVFVSFLGYAKIATVAEELENPGRNLPLAIVGSVLIVTVLYAVLVSLMLGVVPWPELSQSAPLTQATGVAFPGGFAGVAVTVVTLGALLATASSANASILASARINFAMGRDRIVTDWLNEIHPSYTTPYRSIIVTGAMIIVFIAALGTDIEVLAKAASVLHLVVYALMNVALIVFRETDPEYDPAFTVPLYPFTPLLGIVLSLGLLGFVGQRELLLSAVFVVGAVVWYFAYARRHTPRQGLLGRYVLDRQDELPPSVVGAAATVAPDGSGERDASDGAGEGDVPTTMVALSNPRTEQALVSLGAALAKHDGGRVLATHVIQIPDQTSLEAAAAQRDRISRTSRQLLVDARADAEAVGVPVETRTILSHEGLDEVFDAAREYGVDRLVMGQGGTRLAGGRVEGRLDELTHDLPCDVLVLDERGFDPSEVLVPTAGGHSSDLSAAVARALQETSDARVSVLHVDDDRATGRAFIEEWAADHELDDVELLVETGDVEAAIGRAAAGRSLVIVGATERGLVSRIVGGSLTLSVLDDLDTSVLLAERPRKRSVRERLFG; the protein is encoded by the coding sequence ATGAGCGAGAGCGACACGGAACTGGCGAAGGACCTCGGGCTGCTCTCGGCGCTGACCATCGGTATCGGGACGATGGTCGGCGCGGGGATCTTCGTCCTGCCCGGCGTCGCGGCGAGCACCGCCGGCCCCGTGGTGGTGGTCTCGTTCCTGGTCGGCGGCGCCATCGCGCTGGTCAACGCGCTGTCGGTCTCGGAGCTGGGGACGGCCATGCCGAAGGCGGGGGGCGGCTACTACTACGTCAACCGGGCGCTCGGCCCGCTGTTCGGCTCGGTCGCCGGCCTCGGTGACTGGGTCGGGCTCGCGTTCGCGTCGGCGTTCTACAGCATCGGCTTCGGCCAGTACCTCGCCACGCTGGCACCCATCCCGAGTGTCCTGTTCCTCACCGAGGTGCAGGTCGGCGCGCTCGTCGCGGGCGCGGTCTTCGTCGGCGTCAACTACATCGGCGCGAAGGAGACCGGCGGCGTCCAGACCGTCATCGTGACGCTGCTGCTGGCCATCCTGACGCTGTTCGCCGTCCAGGGCTGGCTCTCGTTCGACCTCGGGACGCTGCTCGGGTCAGGCGGGGTGGCCCCGCTCGGCTACGGGGCCATCCTGCCGGGGACGGCGCTCGTGTTCGTCTCCTTCCTCGGCTACGCGAAGATCGCGACCGTGGCCGAGGAACTCGAGAACCCGGGCCGGAACCTCCCGCTCGCCATCGTCGGGAGCGTGCTCATCGTCACGGTGCTGTACGCCGTGCTGGTCAGCCTCATGCTCGGCGTGGTGCCGTGGCCGGAGCTGAGCCAGTCCGCACCGCTCACGCAGGCCACGGGGGTCGCGTTCCCCGGTGGCTTCGCCGGGGTCGCCGTCACCGTCGTGACCCTGGGGGCGTTGCTGGCCACCGCGTCCAGCGCGAACGCCTCCATCCTCGCGTCGGCACGCATCAACTTCGCGATGGGCCGGGACCGAATCGTCACGGACTGGCTCAACGAGATCCACCCGTCGTACACGACCCCGTACCGGTCGATCATCGTCACCGGTGCGATGATAATCGTCTTCATCGCGGCGCTGGGGACCGACATCGAGGTGCTGGCGAAGGCCGCGAGCGTCCTCCACCTCGTGGTGTACGCGCTGATGAACGTCGCGCTCATCGTCTTCCGGGAGACCGACCCGGAGTACGACCCGGCGTTCACCGTCCCGCTCTACCCGTTCACGCCGCTCCTGGGCATCGTGCTCTCGCTCGGACTGCTCGGGTTCGTCGGCCAGCGGGAACTGCTCCTGTCGGCCGTGTTCGTCGTCGGCGCGGTCGTCTGGTACTTCGCGTACGCCCGGCGGCACACGCCCCGGCAGGGGTTGCTCGGGCGATACGTCCTCGACCGGCAGGACGAGCTGCCCCCGTCCGTGGTCGGCGCGGCCGCCACGGTCGCGCCGGACGGCTCGGGCGAGCGCGACGCGTCGGACGGCGCGGGGGAGGGGGACGTGCCGACCACGATGGTCGCGCTCTCGAACCCCCGCACGGAGCAGGCGCTCGTCTCGCTCGGGGCTGCACTGGCGAAACACGACGGCGGGCGCGTGCTCGCGACGCACGTCATCCAGATCCCCGACCAGACCTCGCTGGAGGCCGCCGCCGCCCAGCGCGACCGCATCTCCCGGACGTCCCGCCAACTGCTGGTCGACGCCCGGGCCGACGCCGAGGCGGTCGGCGTGCCGGTCGAGACGCGGACCATCCTCTCGCACGAGGGGCTCGACGAGGTGTTCGATGCGGCACGCGAGTACGGCGTCGACAGGCTGGTCATGGGCCAGGGCGGGACGCGACTCGCCGGCGGCCGCGTGGAGGGGCGGCTCGACGAACTGACCCACGACCTCCCGTGCGACGTCCTCGTCCTCGACGAGCGCGGGTTCGACCCGAGCGAGGTCCTCGTCCCGACGGCCGGCGGGCACTCGTCGGACCTGTCGGCCGCCGTCGCGCGGGCGCTCCAGGAGACGAGCGACGCACGCGTCTCCGTGCTCCACGTCGACGACGACCGGGCGACCGGGCGGGCGTTCATCGAGGAGTGGGCTGCGGACCACGAGCTCGACGACGTGGAACTGCTGGTGGAGACGGGTGACGTCGAGGCCGCCATCGGCCGGGCCGCGGCCGGCAGATCGCTCGTCATCGTCGGGGCGACCGAACGGGGGCTGGTCTCCCGCATCGTCGGCGGGTCGCTGACGCTGTCCGTGCTCGACGACCTCGACACGTCGGTGCTGCTGGCCGAACGGCCACGGAAGCGCTCGGTCCGGGAGCGACTGTTCGGCTGA
- a CDS encoding SDR family NAD(P)-dependent oxidoreductase, which translates to MSDTETQSAIVVGASSGIGEALAREFAASGYEVGLTARRREKLELIGDQLETQAYVAKMDVTDTEDAREGFRELADAMGEVDVVVLCAGVGYENRDLDWEQERETVDVNVRGFTALATAAMARFEQQGGGHLVGISSVAAHMANGALPAYPASKAFVSNYCDALRYRARNLEADVDVTTIEPGFVDTDMAGGTFWMCSPETAAAQIYRAVRRRKRHAYVTRRWWLVAGLLGLLPDVVKRRLFA; encoded by the coding sequence ATGAGCGACACCGAGACGCAGTCGGCCATCGTGGTCGGCGCCTCCTCCGGCATCGGGGAGGCGCTGGCCCGCGAGTTCGCCGCCAGCGGCTACGAGGTGGGCCTGACCGCCCGCCGGCGCGAGAAGCTCGAACTCATCGGCGACCAGCTCGAGACCCAGGCGTACGTCGCGAAGATGGACGTCACGGACACCGAGGACGCCCGCGAGGGGTTCCGCGAACTCGCCGACGCGATGGGCGAGGTCGACGTGGTCGTCCTCTGTGCCGGCGTCGGGTACGAGAACCGCGACCTCGACTGGGAGCAGGAGCGCGAGACGGTCGACGTGAACGTCCGCGGGTTCACGGCGCTCGCGACGGCCGCGATGGCACGGTTCGAGCAACAGGGCGGCGGCCACCTCGTCGGCATCTCGTCGGTCGCCGCGCACATGGCCAACGGCGCGCTCCCGGCGTATCCGGCCTCGAAGGCGTTCGTCTCGAACTACTGCGACGCGCTGCGCTACCGGGCCCGCAACCTGGAGGCGGACGTGGACGTGACGACCATCGAACCCGGCTTCGTCGACACGGACATGGCGGGCGGCACCTTCTGGATGTGCTCGCCGGAGACCGCGGCCGCGCAGATCTACCGGGCGGTCCGGCGGAGGAAGCGCCACGCCTACGTCACGCGGCGGTGGTGGCTGGTGGCCGGACTGCTGGGCCTGCTGCCCGATGTCGTGAAGCGCCGGCTGTTCGCGTAG
- a CDS encoding serine hydrolase domain-containing protein, translated as MTVTGPTDEDLLIHGTVAPGFERVREVFAENFRERDELGAAVAVSHDGDLVVDLWGGYRDVERAHPWTEDTMVLVASGTKGMAMAAVAVALSRGLFALDDRIADHWPAFAQHGKGEVTVRQLLSHQAGLATLDERLTPEQIADAEYLSARLAERELDWEPGTRHGYHAFTLGWYASELLRHTDGRTLGQFFADEVAAPLDLEFYIGLPESVPDDRVADLDAFGPLEMLRNLDTMPPRFVLSFLLPWTTTSKALNVLATSHPGDLNSRAFRSVEIPSANGIGTARSMARLYGDLATGGEALGLDEAVFAELTAPPVPPSGDPKDVVIKIETAWAMGYSKPSADFRFGTSERAFGTPGAGGSFGFADPDRGLGFAYTPNRMGLHIKDDPREVALREAVYRCLDRQS; from the coding sequence ATGACGGTGACGGGCCCGACCGACGAGGACCTGCTGATCCACGGGACCGTCGCGCCCGGCTTCGAGCGTGTTCGCGAGGTGTTCGCGGAGAACTTCCGCGAGCGCGACGAACTGGGCGCGGCCGTCGCCGTCTCCCACGACGGTGACCTCGTCGTCGACCTCTGGGGCGGGTACCGGGACGTCGAGCGTGCGCACCCCTGGACCGAGGACACGATGGTCCTCGTCGCCTCCGGGACGAAGGGGATGGCCATGGCGGCCGTCGCCGTCGCGCTCTCCCGGGGCCTGTTCGCCCTCGACGACCGCATCGCGGACCACTGGCCGGCGTTCGCCCAGCACGGGAAGGGCGAGGTCACCGTCCGCCAGTTGCTGAGCCACCAGGCCGGCCTGGCGACGCTGGACGAGCGTCTCACGCCCGAGCAGATCGCCGACGCCGAATACCTCTCGGCCCGCCTCGCCGAGCGGGAACTCGACTGGGAGCCCGGGACCCGCCACGGCTACCACGCCTTCACGCTGGGCTGGTACGCGAGCGAACTGCTCCGGCACACCGACGGGCGGACGCTGGGCCAGTTCTTCGCCGACGAGGTGGCCGCCCCCCTCGACCTGGAGTTCTACATCGGGCTCCCCGAGTCGGTCCCGGACGACCGGGTGGCCGACCTGGACGCCTTCGGGCCGCTGGAGATGCTCCGGAACCTCGACACGATGCCGCCGCGGTTCGTCCTCTCGTTCCTGCTCCCGTGGACCACCACGAGCAAGGCGCTCAACGTGCTCGCGACGAGCCACCCGGGCGACCTCAACAGCCGGGCGTTCCGCAGCGTCGAGATCCCCTCGGCCAACGGCATCGGCACCGCGCGGTCGATGGCCCGGCTCTACGGTGACCTCGCGACCGGCGGCGAGGCCCTCGGCCTCGACGAGGCGGTCTTCGCGGAGTTGACCGCGCCGCCCGTGCCGCCGTCGGGCGACCCGAAGGACGTGGTCATCAAGATCGAGACGGCGTGGGCGATGGGCTACTCGAAGCCGTCGGCCGACTTCCGGTTCGGCACCTCCGAGCGCGCGTTCGGGACACCCGGTGCCGGTGGGTCGTTCGGGTTCGCGGACCCCGACCGCGGCCTGGGCTTCGCCTACACGCCCAACCGGATGGGTCTCCACATCAAGGACGACCCCCGCGAGGTGGCGCTGCGCGAGGCCGTCTACCGCTGCCTCGACCGGCAGTCCTGA
- a CDS encoding methyltransferase, with amino-acid sequence MPINPNFLERLLIHRLNRGPAPILDLFGAGSFEAVTLALDVGVFETLADGALPLGDLAARLDADEEGLRALLDFLAAQGYVAADGDRYRNTEMTETWLLEASETNMAPWLTFWNDLVFPFWEAHLETAIREGAPPQTIYEWFDEEPSRWETAQRGFRAAATLILDEVTDAVAVPDGATRLLDVGGGHGLYAIDLCRRHPALAATVFDTEAALAAVADEVAETAVGERLTLVGGDYWTDDLGHDHDVALVFNVIHAHDGAKNRELFERVAASLAPGGRIAVLDQLEGSARMPVGKSGLGFVGLTYLTTLGAETHPYDEVEAWLRAAGFEDVTRTAIRSGGPGNTLVQATKPEAGR; translated from the coding sequence ATGCCCATCAACCCGAACTTCCTGGAACGGCTCCTCATCCACCGGCTGAACAGGGGGCCCGCGCCCATCCTCGACCTGTTCGGCGCCGGGAGCTTCGAGGCGGTGACGCTCGCGCTCGACGTGGGTGTGTTCGAGACGCTGGCCGACGGTGCCCTGCCGCTCGGCGACCTGGCCGCGCGGCTCGACGCCGACGAGGAGGGGCTCCGGGCACTCCTCGATTTCCTCGCCGCGCAGGGGTACGTCGCCGCCGACGGCGACCGCTACCGGAACACCGAGATGACCGAGACGTGGCTCCTCGAGGCCTCGGAGACGAACATGGCCCCGTGGCTCACCTTCTGGAACGACCTCGTCTTCCCGTTCTGGGAGGCCCACCTGGAGACGGCCATCCGCGAGGGCGCGCCGCCGCAGACCATCTACGAGTGGTTCGACGAGGAGCCCTCGCGGTGGGAGACGGCCCAGCGGGGCTTCCGCGCGGCGGCCACGCTCATCCTCGACGAGGTGACCGACGCGGTGGCGGTGCCCGACGGCGCGACCCGACTGCTGGACGTGGGCGGCGGCCACGGCCTGTACGCCATCGACCTGTGCCGTCGCCACCCGGCCCTCGCCGCGACCGTCTTCGACACGGAGGCGGCGCTGGCGGCCGTCGCTGACGAGGTGGCCGAGACGGCGGTCGGCGAGCGCCTCACGCTCGTCGGCGGCGACTACTGGACCGACGACCTCGGGCACGACCACGACGTGGCGCTCGTGTTCAACGTCATCCACGCCCACGACGGGGCGAAGAACCGGGAGCTGTTCGAGCGCGTCGCCGCGTCGCTCGCGCCCGGCGGCCGCATCGCGGTGCTGGACCAGCTCGAGGGCTCGGCCCGGATGCCCGTCGGGAAATCGGGCCTCGGCTTCGTCGGCCTGACCTACCTCACGACACTGGGCGCCGAGACGCATCCCTACGACGAGGTGGAAGCGTGGCTCCGGGCGGCGGGCTTCGAGGACGTGACCCGGACCGCCATCCGCAGCGGTGGCCCCGGGAACACGCTGGTCCAGGCGACGAAGCCGGAGGCGGGGCGATGA
- a CDS encoding nucleoside deaminase → MATPSEAFDGFDHEAHMARAIDLAREAADRGDRPFGSVLVRDDEVIMAESNRVVTEDDIRRHPELHLAYRACRELEPDERAETVMYTSTEPCPMCAGGMRSAGFGRVVYSVGADEVVAFTGGDPATRAGVILDCEVVGPVLNDAGRAVHESFDW, encoded by the coding sequence ATGGCCACGCCGTCCGAGGCGTTCGACGGGTTCGACCACGAGGCACACATGGCACGCGCCATCGACCTGGCCCGGGAGGCCGCCGACCGCGGGGACCGCCCCTTCGGCAGTGTCCTCGTCCGCGACGACGAGGTCATCATGGCCGAGTCGAACCGCGTCGTCACCGAGGACGACATCCGGCGGCATCCGGAACTGCACCTGGCGTACCGGGCGTGTCGGGAACTCGAACCCGACGAGCGGGCCGAGACGGTGATGTACACGAGCACCGAGCCGTGCCCGATGTGCGCCGGCGGGATGCGGTCGGCCGGGTTCGGCCGTGTCGTCTACAGCGTCGGTGCCGACGAGGTGGTCGCGTTCACCGGCGGCGACCCCGCGACCCGCGCCGGCGTCATCCTCGACTGCGAGGTCGTCGGCCCCGTGCTGAACGACGCCGGACGGGCGGTCCACGAGTCGTTCGACTGGTGA
- a CDS encoding DUF7261 family protein, which translates to MPEPAGDGRRGPRPDRGQLVLAAAALIALALVPVVLAYLQLGYHPDVAASSDYDGHGENARRFLERAVHEAGANATGESAWDERDRAVDAMRTELAPRLDTLNASQVAEGVAYAVRYNGSAAGDWAAAECPGGRGREFGPCRADRGVVVQGRAGESTVLAAAFDVTVTTPRGQRELTLVVRVVG; encoded by the coding sequence ATGCCTGAGCCGGCGGGGGACGGCCGGCGGGGTCCCCGTCCGGACCGCGGCCAGCTCGTCCTCGCCGCGGCCGCCCTCATCGCCCTCGCGCTGGTGCCGGTCGTCCTCGCGTACCTGCAACTGGGCTACCATCCGGACGTGGCGGCCAGCAGCGACTACGACGGCCACGGGGAGAACGCCCGGCGGTTCCTCGAGCGCGCGGTCCACGAGGCCGGCGCGAACGCCACGGGCGAGTCCGCCTGGGACGAACGCGACCGTGCCGTCGACGCGATGCGGACGGAACTCGCCCCGCGGCTCGACACGCTCAACGCCTCGCAGGTCGCCGAAGGGGTGGCATACGCCGTCAGGTACAACGGCTCGGCCGCGGGCGACTGGGCCGCTGCCGAGTGCCCGGGGGGTCGCGGTCGCGAGTTCGGTCCCTGCCGGGCCGACCGCGGCGTCGTGGTGCAGGGGCGGGCCGGCGAGTCGACGGTGCTGGCGGCCGCGTTCGACGTGACCGTGACGACGCCGCGCGGGCAGCGGGAGCTGACGCTGGTGGTTCGGGTGGTCGGCTAG
- a CDS encoding DUF7262 family protein — protein sequence MRDRDPFASGGTRSRHAGTSADRGQLSLPVVEAAVGVTLILAVAASLAAGVPAADTRTPQLEAYADDAATVLAGEPPRHQGATRLAEVTRSPEAFERERAALERRVDRILPDNLLYRVETPHGAVGFQRPAGVPVGRATVTSLNGPVTVEVWYA from the coding sequence ATGCGTGACCGCGACCCCTTCGCTTCCGGTGGAACTCGTTCCCGTCACGCCGGCACGTCGGCCGACCGTGGACAGCTCTCGCTCCCGGTCGTCGAGGCGGCCGTCGGGGTGACGCTCATCCTCGCCGTCGCCGCGTCGCTGGCGGCCGGCGTCCCGGCTGCGGACACCCGGACCCCCCAGCTGGAGGCCTACGCCGACGACGCCGCGACGGTGCTGGCCGGTGAACCGCCCCGCCACCAGGGCGCGACCAGGCTCGCGGAGGTCACCCGCTCGCCCGAGGCGTTCGAGCGCGAGCGGGCGGCGCTGGAGCGGCGCGTCGACCGCATCCTGCCCGACAACCTGCTGTATCGCGTCGAGACCCCGCACGGCGCGGTCGGGTTCCAGCGGCCCGCGGGCGTTCCCGTCGGCCGGGCGACCGTCACCTCGCTCAACGGGCCCGTGACGGTGGAGGTGTGGTATGCCTGA
- a CDS encoding DUF7263 family protein, which translates to MNLPALVVALLVVTSTLGVALTLADGAFAGADRQPGERRVATALAERLVAADAAHTTRANVLNESQLADADLAARFPVVGDHEVRVRLDDRTVLRRGDATGGVTVRRVVLVRNQRWVERTPPLAADATTLPRRTDRVTLDIAAAPNVTTVRANDRVVLYDPDGLAGNYTVRTSRFETLRLSFTAADRLERGDVVVAYRAARTTKATLGVTVDA; encoded by the coding sequence ATGAACCTCCCCGCGCTGGTTGTGGCGCTGCTGGTGGTGACCTCGACGCTCGGCGTCGCGCTGACGCTGGCCGACGGGGCGTTCGCCGGTGCCGACCGGCAGCCCGGGGAGCGCCGGGTCGCGACCGCGCTCGCCGAGCGGCTGGTCGCCGCCGACGCCGCCCACACGACCCGGGCGAACGTGCTGAACGAGTCGCAGCTCGCCGACGCGGACCTCGCGGCCCGGTTCCCCGTCGTCGGCGACCACGAGGTCCGGGTCCGGCTGGACGACCGGACCGTGCTGCGACGGGGCGACGCGACCGGGGGCGTCACCGTCCGGCGGGTCGTCCTCGTCCGGAACCAGCGCTGGGTCGAGCGGACGCCGCCGCTCGCCGCCGATGCGACCACGCTCCCCCGTCGCACGGACCGGGTCACGCTCGATATCGCCGCCGCCCCGAACGTGACGACGGTCCGCGCGAACGACCGCGTCGTCCTGTACGACCCCGATGGGCTGGCCGGCAACTACACCGTCCGGACCTCGCGGTTCGAGACGCTCCGGCTCTCGTTCACGGCGGCCGACCGGCTCGAACGTGGCGACGTGGTCGTCGCCTACCGGGCAGCCCGGACCACCAAGGCGACCCTGGGGGTGACCGTCGATGCGTGA
- a CDS encoding DUF7266 family protein — protein MSRTPGRPDRAVAPVVGKALEAGLVVLFLVLVTTALSTSVVPGYERVAGQRVADRTLAGAAERVQQAIPPRARHATARSRVDLPRTIAGRGYRVRADGRALVLDHPDDALAARSRLALPARVTRVEGSWSSRDPAVVRVEQGDGGLVVSLVRGDGA, from the coding sequence GTGAGCCGCACTCCCGGCCGCCCGGACCGCGCGGTCGCGCCGGTCGTCGGGAAGGCCCTGGAGGCGGGGCTCGTGGTCCTGTTCCTGGTGCTCGTCACGACGGCACTTTCGACGTCGGTCGTGCCGGGCTACGAGCGGGTCGCCGGCCAGCGGGTCGCCGACCGGACGCTCGCGGGCGCCGCCGAGCGGGTCCAGCAGGCGATCCCGCCGCGGGCGCGGCACGCGACGGCCCGGAGCCGGGTCGACCTCCCGCGGACCATCGCCGGCCGGGGGTACCGGGTCCGAGCCGACGGCCGGGCGCTCGTCCTCGACCACCCCGACGACGCGCTCGCCGCGCGGAGCCGGCTCGCACTCCCGGCCCGTGTCACCCGTGTCGAGGGGTCGTGGTCGAGCCGCGACCCGGCGGTGGTCCGGGTCGAGCAGGGCGACGGCGGGCTCGTCGTCAGCCTCGTCCGGGGTGACGGCGCGTGA
- a CDS encoding DUF7289 family protein, which produces MRTLDAEAERAVTQVVGVAVLLGLTVVSLGVLTAGIGTVVEENAASADAARVADGLSTGLEPVERTGRSRESLAFTDGRVTTVERDLRVIDGTRTVKRLEADALVWTGGGGRVAYVAGAVVRGEPGRADLRAPPPITASRDAADGGVLVVGAPRLGSDAGRTVTAGGGTTVPLRTNVSHERTDLGVSRFRVAIETTTPGALAPYFREQGATVSRRDIDGDGVPSVVATYPGQRRAYLVVHDLNLSVGTDPATTPSPSASPTPSPTPTPGDDSSDDGSDADDGLDLPDILPDGPFGGHDGDSDDESEDADRGTDDADDKGGQDGAGGDWLDSFFDHSQLTMRRASPGSTTFEGGDGP; this is translated from the coding sequence GTGCGGACCCTCGATGCCGAGGCGGAGCGCGCCGTCACGCAGGTCGTCGGGGTCGCCGTCCTGCTGGGGCTGACGGTCGTCTCGCTCGGCGTCCTCACGGCCGGCATCGGTACCGTCGTCGAGGAGAACGCCGCCAGTGCCGACGCCGCCCGCGTCGCCGACGGGCTGTCGACCGGCCTGGAACCCGTCGAGCGGACCGGCCGCTCGCGCGAGTCCCTGGCGTTCACCGACGGCCGCGTCACGACGGTCGAGCGCGACCTCCGGGTCATCGACGGGACCCGGACCGTCAAGCGACTCGAGGCGGACGCGCTCGTCTGGACGGGCGGCGGCGGCCGCGTCGCCTACGTCGCTGGCGCCGTCGTCCGCGGCGAACCGGGCCGTGCGGACCTCCGCGCGCCGCCGCCGATCACCGCCTCGCGTGATGCGGCCGACGGCGGCGTCCTCGTGGTCGGAGCCCCGCGACTCGGGAGCGACGCCGGCCGGACCGTCACCGCCGGTGGCGGGACGACGGTCCCGCTCCGGACGAACGTCAGCCACGAGCGGACCGACCTGGGCGTCTCGCGGTTCCGGGTCGCCATCGAGACGACGACCCCGGGCGCGCTGGCGCCGTACTTCCGCGAGCAGGGGGCCACGGTCAGCCGGCGCGACATCGACGGGGACGGCGTCCCGAGTGTCGTCGCGACCTACCCGGGCCAGCGCCGCGCGTACCTCGTGGTCCACGACCTGAACCTCTCGGTGGGGACCGACCCGGCGACCACGCCGTCGCCGTCGGCGAGCCCAACACCGTCGCCGACGCCGACCCCCGGGGACGATTCGTCGGACGACGGGTCCGATGCCGACGACGGCCTGGACCTCCCCGACATCCTCCCGGATGGACCGTTCGGCGGCCACGACGGTGATTCGGACGACGAGTCGGAGGATGCTGACCGGGGCACCGACGACGCCGACGACAAGGGTGGGCAGGACGGCGCCGGTGGTGACTGGCTCGACAGCTTCTTCGACCACTCGCAGCTGACGATGCGACGGGCGTCCCCGGGTTCGACCACCTTCGAGGGGGGTGATGGGCCGTGA